A genomic segment from bacterium encodes:
- a CDS encoding S8 family serine peptidase has protein sequence MVARFFILKYALILIFVFAFVSPGCSRGKSRFLNTGSTGGASPPAETRTLVDILDEVRSFPRPDAADEAVFESLRSELVRQLESRGQSRIASAASPSAVRVENLSYFGWSDGPTLLWEARLTGDANCDGEVGVADITPIALRYLRLSNDGLEDGFDMAADTDGNGEVSVSDVTPIAVNYLSTLDGYAVYRGDTSSGPWAVAGGSEFDPSLVFPETKVIEVQGRPNSYLFEDAAYSGEVPVYYRVLPVSGGLEVTDGSDLIIRCDKASSLSKDGYITENIEFPSAPGGAPYLKNEILVAFEPGIPAEVAVLRILATGAGVEIVRRSQAGNFFQLRTTVHVDEMPADLSKLDLVSGAVGAQPNYLLAAPAMSGSAPSYLNPEPDAGLQWNLDGIHANDGWEYGAGGGLGVGGSGASIALIDTGIDADSHEFTGRIDAESVYIDGIPDDPGDPDLSGFIEDEHGNGTAVAAIAAAAQDRDGMSGVAFATDLLVVKTGFGGLGGEWYIPSASLAEAVYYAVARNADAIHISAAVNWNPGVVVENAIAYAVANNIPVICPVGDDGADVSQYFPAAYVETIAVGATDSENGGAELSNHGNLVDLSAPGHSVYTAQPDDYRELSGTALASAHVAGAVAMMRAVDEFGAPSAIRDMLRTYVTPLDPGLGLGTGIINLGLLMPNVPGAQLTPQVPVAIIETDMAGGYEPLTVNFDGSASYDPWGGLIVEYAWDFTDDGTWDAFGAAAQYEYAADGAYTAKLRVTSDIGVQAYDTVEITVDPIPPDILEGFTVEISFTEFPPDITAHLTPDGEVVDENGEPLGVLDFTANYAYTFELAGADVSVYDTELQQYLPPETFHPGEEHFDDAWLSDIAWNSSHPQFVFASGTGSPVVGDAGPDDPYTANLAINIGGAGGRTMNLTADIGMDFFAPFLVGTDPVAVLYSEGGTAVVSLYCNMNEGTGGTEGRTFELIAADDFWEPEWPNPPAEPVSFVEGADPDNLALGEFAVKDEPNLTYGTAQVLTFVVAADGGPAVFRMRAGNSLGRKSSINHPPADGDTPTVTLLLYFEGPAPPGEYMKLRIVPIVVDNQGNQGTHRIVIFPENPRVSKYPNYIEGNPAWVRNTLDSDGRICWYFDPYTDDPPEPHTRVYTSDVWETGSFVHNPATWVATTQLKEQVDNPGLIYCTDWSVRTWNRTILDTTQLPMGTYYIAVFDERSAEPIGGASFVKTTITAPSSSAPEVFAIADADIVFDDQRDGNQDSPWPVIEYPDSNGVMFNWAVKQDPTLFIAASNLGPDVEFDNVSFDYHDTCVQLFNEEGGLPGNPVQRILGGLTYAPPPNGGVSTLKPYIQDSEPPHFTGMLPGVGQPPVIYNENDMGWMVFPLVQVNPFIIDNGRWYVGVAKWAYWQTPQTWIPNPADPFAIPFSITNYSAS, from the coding sequence ATGGTCGCGCGTTTTTTCATTCTCAAGTATGCCCTGATTCTCATTTTTGTTTTCGCTTTCGTTTCTCCGGGCTGCTCGCGAGGCAAGTCCCGCTTTTTAAACACGGGATCGACCGGCGGTGCATCGCCTCCCGCGGAAACCCGGACTTTGGTCGATATTCTGGATGAGGTTCGCTCCTTCCCGCGCCCGGATGCCGCCGACGAGGCGGTTTTCGAGTCGCTCCGCTCGGAGCTTGTGCGGCAGCTCGAATCGCGCGGACAGTCGAGGATCGCCTCCGCCGCATCGCCTTCAGCGGTGCGGGTCGAGAATCTGTCATATTTCGGATGGTCGGACGGGCCTACGCTTTTGTGGGAAGCGCGTTTGACGGGAGACGCCAACTGCGACGGCGAAGTGGGCGTGGCCGACATAACACCAATCGCGCTCCGTTATCTGCGCTTAAGCAATGACGGCCTCGAAGACGGATTCGACATGGCTGCCGACACCGACGGCAACGGCGAAGTGTCGGTCTCGGATGTCACCCCCATCGCTGTTAATTACCTTTCGACGCTGGACGGATACGCGGTCTACCGCGGCGATACGTCTTCCGGACCGTGGGCGGTGGCGGGCGGCTCGGAATTCGATCCCAGCTTGGTGTTCCCCGAAACAAAAGTTATCGAAGTGCAGGGACGGCCGAATTCGTACCTATTCGAAGACGCCGCATACTCGGGCGAAGTCCCGGTGTACTACCGGGTGCTCCCCGTTTCGGGCGGTTTGGAAGTGACGGACGGCTCGGATTTGATAATCAGATGCGACAAGGCATCATCGCTGTCGAAAGATGGCTACATCACCGAAAATATCGAGTTTCCTTCCGCTCCCGGCGGGGCGCCGTACTTGAAAAACGAAATACTTGTCGCTTTCGAGCCTGGAATTCCGGCCGAAGTTGCCGTGTTGCGCATCCTCGCGACAGGCGCAGGAGTGGAGATAGTGCGCCGTTCGCAGGCTGGAAACTTCTTCCAGCTGCGGACGACTGTCCACGTCGATGAAATGCCGGCCGATTTGTCCAAATTGGACTTGGTTTCAGGTGCGGTTGGAGCACAGCCGAACTACCTGCTTGCGGCACCGGCGATGTCCGGCTCTGCGCCAAGCTACTTGAATCCGGAGCCGGACGCGGGATTGCAGTGGAATCTAGATGGGATTCATGCGAACGACGGTTGGGAGTACGGGGCCGGCGGCGGCCTGGGAGTGGGCGGAAGCGGCGCGTCGATTGCGCTGATCGATACCGGAATAGATGCGGACAGCCACGAATTCACTGGCCGGATTGATGCCGAAAGCGTTTACATCGACGGTATCCCGGACGATCCCGGCGATCCCGATTTGAGCGGATTCATTGAAGACGAGCACGGGAATGGAACCGCGGTCGCCGCGATAGCCGCGGCCGCGCAGGACAGGGACGGGATGAGCGGCGTCGCATTCGCCACCGATTTGCTTGTCGTGAAGACCGGCTTCGGCGGACTTGGCGGAGAATGGTACATTCCGTCCGCGTCCCTTGCCGAGGCGGTTTATTACGCTGTCGCGCGCAACGCGGACGCAATCCATATCTCGGCGGCGGTGAACTGGAATCCGGGCGTCGTGGTTGAGAATGCGATCGCGTACGCGGTTGCAAACAACATTCCCGTTATATGCCCGGTGGGCGACGACGGCGCGGATGTGTCGCAATACTTTCCTGCCGCATATGTCGAAACAATCGCGGTCGGCGCGACCGACTCGGAAAACGGGGGAGCGGAATTATCGAACCACGGCAACCTCGTAGATTTATCCGCTCCGGGCCATTCGGTTTACACCGCTCAGCCGGACGATTACCGGGAGCTTTCCGGCACGGCGCTTGCCAGCGCGCATGTCGCGGGAGCGGTCGCGATGATGCGGGCGGTTGACGAATTCGGCGCGCCAAGCGCGATCCGGGACATGCTTCGCACGTATGTGACGCCGCTCGATCCGGGGCTGGGGCTGGGTACCGGAATAATCAACCTGGGGCTTTTGATGCCGAATGTTCCTGGCGCGCAGCTTACCCCGCAGGTTCCAGTTGCGATTATCGAAACCGATATGGCGGGCGGATACGAGCCGCTGACTGTGAATTTCGACGGCTCCGCGTCGTACGATCCGTGGGGGGGCTTGATCGTCGAATACGCGTGGGATTTCACAGACGACGGGACATGGGACGCTTTCGGCGCGGCCGCGCAGTATGAGTATGCGGCGGACGGTGCATACACCGCGAAACTCCGCGTAACAAGCGACATAGGCGTGCAGGCTTACGATACGGTGGAAATAACGGTCGATCCGATTCCGCCCGACATTCTGGAAGGATTCACGGTCGAGATTTCGTTCACGGAATTTCCGCCGGATATTACCGCTCATCTGACGCCGGACGGCGAAGTTGTTGACGAAAACGGCGAGCCGCTTGGCGTTCTGGATTTCACGGCAAACTACGCGTACACGTTCGAGCTTGCCGGCGCGGATGTAAGCGTATACGATACGGAATTGCAGCAGTATTTGCCTCCGGAAACTTTCCATCCGGGCGAGGAGCATTTCGACGACGCGTGGCTGTCGGATATTGCCTGGAATTCCAGCCATCCGCAGTTCGTGTTCGCATCCGGCACGGGCAGCCCGGTGGTTGGCGATGCCGGACCCGACGATCCTTACACCGCGAACCTGGCGATCAACATCGGCGGCGCGGGAGGACGGACGATGAACCTGACCGCGGATATCGGCATGGACTTTTTTGCCCCGTTCCTCGTGGGGACAGACCCCGTTGCCGTTCTGTATTCGGAAGGCGGAACCGCTGTTGTCTCGCTTTACTGCAACATGAACGAGGGAACCGGCGGAACCGAGGGACGGACCTTCGAATTGATCGCTGCCGACGATTTCTGGGAACCGGAATGGCCTAATCCTCCTGCGGAGCCGGTGTCGTTTGTTGAAGGAGCGGATCCCGACAATCTTGCGCTGGGTGAATTCGCGGTTAAGGACGAGCCGAATCTGACTTACGGAACCGCGCAGGTTCTGACATTCGTGGTCGCCGCGGACGGCGGCCCTGCCGTGTTTCGAATGCGGGCGGGAAATAGCCTCGGTCGAAAAAGCAGCATCAATCATCCTCCCGCGGACGGCGATACACCGACGGTAACTTTGCTGCTTTATTTCGAAGGCCCGGCCCCGCCCGGCGAATACATGAAGTTGAGGATTGTTCCGATTGTCGTCGACAACCAAGGCAATCAAGGAACTCACAGGATAGTGATATTCCCCGAAAATCCGCGCGTTTCAAAGTACCCCAATTACATCGAGGGGAATCCCGCCTGGGTGCGTAACACGCTGGACAGCGACGGCAGGATTTGCTGGTATTTCGATCCCTACACTGACGATCCACCCGAACCGCATACGAGAGTTTACACTTCCGACGTTTGGGAAACGGGAAGTTTCGTGCACAATCCCGCTACTTGGGTAGCGACGACGCAGCTCAAGGAGCAAGTGGACAATCCGGGACTGATTTATTGCACCGACTGGAGCGTTCGCACCTGGAACCGCACCATACTCGACACGACACAACTTCCGATGGGAACCTATTACATCGCGGTTTTCGACGAGCGGTCGGCCGAGCCAATCGGCGGGGCGAGCTTTGTTAAAACGACGATAACGGCACCGTCATCAAGTGCGCCGGAGGTGTTTGCGATCGCCGATGCGGATATCGTCTTCGACGACCAGCGCGACGGCAACCAGGACTCGCCCTGGCCGGTAATCGAGTATCCGGACTCAAACGGTGTGATGTTCAACTGGGCGGTCAAGCAGGACCCGACGCTGTTCATCGCGGCAAGCAATCTGGGTCCGGATGTGGAATTCGACAACGTATCCTTTGACTATCACGACACGTGCGTTCAACTCTTCAACGAAGAAGGCGGTTTACCGGGCAATCCGGTTCAGCGCATTCTTGGCGGTCTCACCTACGCGCCGCCGCCCAACGGCGGCGTTTCAACACTCAAACCTTACATCCAGGATTCCGAGCCGCCCCACTTTACAGGAATGCTTCCCGGAGTCGGCCAGCCGCCCGTCATTTACAACGAAAACGATATGGGTTGGATGGTATTCCCGCTAGTACAGGTCAATCCATTCATCATAGACAACGGCCGCTGGTACGTCGGAGTCGCCAAGTGGGCGTACTGGCAAACCCCACAGACCTGGATTCCGAATCCGGCCGACCCGTTTGCCATTCCGTTCTCGATTACGAATTACAGCGCATCTTAA
- a CDS encoding PBP1A family penicillin-binding protein codes for MLRIVRNTVFALVVLALAVLAGYLLRLYNLVREIQATQGSILGTEPPKTDQTTKIYANDYNPETGEGTLLGNIYVQNRSYVPLEEIPEKLKLCVLATEDANFYHHKGYDIWAIARAIYVNLKAGGIKEGASTITQQLVRNVYIPQLKYQKTINRKVQELVLAQALEHQFTKEQIFEYYMNYIFFGAGAYGVSAAAETYFGKELDELTLAECALISGLPAAPTDLNPFNNPEQAKSRRDKVLRNLARSKREFEKRGKPLDLSSISQEEIENALKEPLKLAEPRPPDQLKFPWFTSYVREFLYRTYGEDQVLRRGMTVVTTLDPIVQQCADEAVAKGLEEFEASRNVHQAALACVEVDTGYIAAIVGGKNYGVDEGKSVFNRATQAYRQPGSAFKPFTYATALEEGWQPSDWINDNPAKYPMGGNRYYSPKNSDGSNSGEIPLAWGLIKSKNVASVWLINQLGPERVIRTARDMGLTTNLQPYLGLTLGASEVIPLEMAAAFATFPQMGMYIAPTPILYVMDYHGNILEDNRGRVDARSRRALTENTAYTMVQMMKMVNTSGTGRAVAYLGDIMPNAGKTGTTDEHRDAMYIGYTPYYCTAVWAGNDDHSRMRRMFGGQMPARIWNLFNKAVIERKKLAKKDFPVPAGWSGKAIPGFASRGAVSETTEAHAEGSSVVVTAPGVKEVPPGGSAPIKPRPPKQRGE; via the coding sequence ATGCTTAGAATCGTAAGAAACACGGTTTTTGCGCTCGTCGTCCTGGCGCTGGCGGTGCTTGCCGGCTACCTGCTGCGGCTGTACAACCTGGTGCGCGAAATCCAGGCCACCCAGGGAAGCATCCTTGGCACCGAGCCGCCGAAGACCGACCAGACCACTAAGATATACGCAAACGACTACAACCCGGAGACGGGCGAAGGGACTCTGCTGGGCAACATTTACGTCCAGAACCGCAGCTACGTTCCCCTCGAAGAAATTCCGGAAAAACTGAAACTGTGCGTTCTCGCCACCGAGGACGCGAATTTTTACCACCACAAGGGCTACGACATCTGGGCGATCGCCCGCGCGATATACGTCAACCTCAAGGCGGGCGGAATCAAGGAAGGCGCGTCGACGATCACCCAGCAGCTCGTACGCAACGTATATATCCCGCAGCTCAAGTACCAGAAGACGATCAACCGCAAGGTGCAGGAACTTGTTCTCGCGCAGGCGCTCGAACATCAGTTCACTAAAGAGCAGATATTCGAGTACTACATGAATTACATCTTCTTCGGTGCGGGCGCGTACGGCGTATCCGCCGCGGCCGAGACTTATTTCGGAAAGGAGCTTGACGAGCTGACGCTCGCGGAGTGCGCGCTCATTTCCGGCCTGCCCGCCGCGCCGACCGACCTCAATCCGTTCAACAACCCCGAACAGGCCAAGAGCCGCCGGGACAAGGTTTTGCGCAACCTCGCGCGATCGAAAAGGGAATTCGAAAAGCGCGGCAAGCCGCTTGACCTTTCCTCGATTTCCCAAGAGGAAATTGAAAACGCGCTAAAGGAGCCGCTCAAACTTGCCGAGCCGAGACCGCCTGACCAATTGAAGTTTCCGTGGTTCACAAGCTACGTCCGCGAATTCCTGTACCGCACCTACGGCGAGGATCAAGTTCTGCGCCGCGGGATGACCGTCGTGACCACGCTCGATCCGATCGTCCAGCAGTGCGCCGACGAAGCGGTGGCCAAGGGGTTGGAAGAGTTCGAAGCATCGCGGAACGTCCATCAGGCGGCTTTGGCATGCGTGGAGGTGGACACAGGATACATCGCCGCGATCGTGGGCGGCAAAAACTACGGCGTGGATGAAGGCAAAAGCGTTTTCAACCGCGCCACCCAAGCGTACCGCCAGCCTGGGAGCGCGTTCAAGCCGTTCACCTATGCAACCGCGCTGGAAGAAGGCTGGCAGCCCTCCGACTGGATAAACGACAATCCCGCCAAGTATCCGATGGGCGGAAACAGGTATTATTCGCCCAAAAACTCGGACGGCTCCAACTCTGGCGAAATACCCCTCGCCTGGGGGTTGATAAAAAGCAAGAACGTCGCGTCGGTCTGGCTGATAAACCAGCTCGGCCCGGAACGCGTGATCCGCACGGCGCGGGATATGGGGCTGACGACGAACCTTCAGCCCTACCTCGGTTTGACGCTCGGTGCAAGCGAGGTGATCCCTCTGGAGATGGCCGCGGCTTTCGCCACTTTTCCGCAGATGGGGATGTACATCGCGCCTACGCCGATTCTTTACGTGATGGATTACCACGGCAACATCCTTGAGGACAACCGCGGCCGCGTCGACGCGCGCAGCCGCCGCGCTCTTACCGAAAACACCGCGTACACGATGGTCCAGATGATGAAGATGGTCAACACCAGCGGCACCGGCCGCGCGGTGGCCTACCTGGGGGACATAATGCCGAACGCGGGCAAGACCGGCACGACCGACGAGCACCGCGACGCCATGTACATCGGGTACACGCCTTACTACTGCACCGCGGTATGGGCGGGAAACGACGACCATTCGCGCATGCGGCGGATGTTCGGCGGTCAGATGCCGGCGCGCATCTGGAATCTCTTCAACAAGGCCGTAATCGAAAGAAAGAAGCTCGCGAAGAAAGATTTTCCGGTGCCGGCGGGATGGAGCGGCAAAGCGATACCCGGATTCGCGTCCAGGGGAGCTGTTTCGGAAACAACGGAGGCGCACGCGGAGGGAAGCTCGGTCGTCGTTACGGCGCCCGGCGTAAAGGAAGTTCCGCCCGGCGGCTCGGCGCCTATAAAGCCGCGTCCTCCCAAGCAGCGAGGCGAATGA
- a CDS encoding glutamate--tRNA ligase, with protein MFDVPENLRVRFAPSPTGYLHIGGARTALFNWLLARRYRGKFVLRIEDTDELRSTDESTGGILQGLRWLGLNWDEGPEVGGPHAPYIQSERKAMHLEYARRLVEAGAAYFDRKTPPPAPGEKPEPQIKIDRRAYDPESRSLPPAAQLEMFDAGAEFPLRIKCPHGKAEFRDAVRGSVVVDYDDVGDIVILKRNRGPVYNFTVVVDDAEMKINFVLRGEDHISNTPKQLAIYGLLEIEPPAFCHVPLILGEDKKRLSKRHGATDVLEYKAQGYLPDAMINFLALIGWNPGDDREIMSRDELVAAFSIDGLGASSGVYNAKKLDNFQGVHVRSTSPEDIARLLVPFVPETYRRESARYHKVVELLHDRIVKFSEAAELMRYFFEEPKYNDAAVKKFLTDNPDWPRLAPLVLDELKSAEPFTAEQLEPRFRLLCTRLSLGMAAVLQPVRVAVTGDKFSPGMFETLELLGRETAIERVGKFAAQKPGGTKK; from the coding sequence ATGTTCGACGTTCCTGAAAATCTTCGAGTTAGATTCGCGCCCAGCCCGACCGGCTACCTTCACATCGGCGGGGCGCGCACCGCGCTTTTCAACTGGCTTTTGGCGCGCCGGTACCGCGGCAAATTCGTCCTTCGAATCGAGGATACCGACGAGCTTCGCTCGACCGACGAATCAACCGGCGGAATCCTGCAGGGCTTGCGCTGGCTCGGTCTGAACTGGGACGAAGGGCCGGAAGTGGGCGGGCCGCACGCGCCATATATTCAAAGCGAGCGGAAGGCGATGCATCTTGAATACGCGAGGCGGCTGGTGGAAGCGGGCGCGGCCTACTTCGACCGCAAGACGCCGCCTCCAGCGCCCGGCGAAAAGCCGGAGCCGCAAATCAAAATAGACCGGAGGGCGTACGATCCGGAGAGCAGGTCACTTCCGCCCGCGGCGCAGCTGGAGATGTTCGACGCCGGCGCGGAATTTCCGCTGCGCATAAAATGCCCGCACGGGAAGGCGGAATTCCGCGACGCGGTGCGCGGATCGGTTGTCGTTGATTACGACGATGTGGGGGACATCGTCATTCTCAAGCGCAACCGCGGCCCGGTGTACAACTTCACGGTCGTCGTGGACGACGCGGAGATGAAGATAAATTTCGTGCTGCGCGGCGAGGATCACATTTCCAACACGCCAAAGCAACTGGCGATTTACGGACTTCTCGAAATCGAGCCGCCAGCGTTCTGCCACGTACCCTTGATTCTGGGCGAGGACAAGAAGCGGCTGTCCAAGCGGCATGGCGCGACCGACGTTCTCGAATACAAGGCGCAGGGATACCTGCCGGACGCGATGATCAACTTCCTCGCGCTCATCGGATGGAATCCCGGAGACGACCGCGAAATCATGAGCCGCGACGAGCTTGTCGCCGCGTTTTCGATTGACGGGCTGGGCGCGTCAAGCGGCGTTTACAACGCCAAAAAGCTGGACAACTTCCAGGGCGTACACGTGCGCAGCACAAGCCCGGAAGACATCGCGAGGCTGCTCGTTCCGTTCGTTCCCGAAACGTACAGGCGCGAAAGCGCGCGATACCACAAGGTTGTCGAGCTTCTGCACGACAGAATCGTCAAGTTTTCCGAAGCAGCGGAGCTCATGCGGTACTTTTTCGAAGAGCCGAAATACAACGACGCGGCCGTGAAGAAGTTCTTGACCGACAATCCCGACTGGCCGAGGCTTGCGCCGCTTGTTTTGGATGAGCTCAAGTCCGCGGAGCCTTTTACCGCGGAGCAGCTTGAGCCGCGGTTCAGGCTGCTCTGCACAAGGCTGTCCCTGGGCATGGCCGCCGTGCTGCAACCGGTGCGCGTCGCGGTGACGGGAGACAAATTCAGCCCAGGGATGTTTGAAACTCTGGAGCTCCTGGGGCGCGAAACGGCCATCGAACGCGTCGGGAAATTCGCCGCGCAAAAGCCCGGAGGAACAAAAAAATGA
- a CDS encoding macro domain-containing protein, giving the protein MLDRSINSKRIRVVSGDITSRDTVAIVNAANNHLWMGSGVAGAIKRRGGQVIEDEAMRLGPIPVGEAVVTGAGALPQRFVIHAAAMGQDLRTDAALIEAATRNALLRCAEREIESVSFPALGTGVGGFPVRECAEIMLAAAAAHLASHDYPKLVEFVLWGEDVYRDFAAALEKMELKN; this is encoded by the coding sequence ATGCTCGATCGCTCAATCAACTCCAAGCGCATCCGCGTCGTCTCCGGCGACATAACATCGCGCGACACCGTCGCAATCGTCAACGCGGCGAACAACCATCTTTGGATGGGCTCGGGCGTCGCGGGCGCGATCAAGCGCAGGGGCGGACAGGTTATCGAGGACGAGGCGATGCGCCTCGGGCCGATTCCGGTCGGCGAGGCCGTCGTCACCGGCGCGGGCGCGCTGCCGCAACGGTTCGTGATTCACGCGGCGGCGATGGGCCAGGACTTGCGCACCGACGCGGCGCTGATCGAAGCCGCCACGCGCAACGCGCTTCTGCGATGCGCGGAGCGGGAAATCGAAAGCGTGAGCTTCCCGGCGCTCGGCACGGGCGTGGGCGGATTTCCGGTGCGCGAATGCGCGGAAATCATGCTCGCCGCGGCCGCGGCGCATCTTGCGTCGCACGATTATCCCAAGCTCGTTGAGTTCGTCCTGTGGGGGGAGGATGTGTACCGGGATTTTGCTGCGGCGCTTGAAAAGATGGAATTGAAAAACTGA
- a CDS encoding bifunctional 5,10-methylenetetrahydrofolate dehydrogenase/5,10-methenyltetrahydrofolate cyclohydrolase, translating to MLDGQVVRKAVIAELKEKIAANSARLGAPGLAVIQLGDNPASTTYVNNKEKYAAKTGIRGEIHRLPEATTETDLHALIAKLNADPRVHGIIVQTPLPKHVSTDRALAAVAAAKDVDGLTPHSQGLLWTGRPGLRPCTPAGVMRILDYYKIALEGADVVIVGRSNLVGKPLAAMMLERHATVTLAHSRTRGLAHVCRAADVLVSAIGKAGIIDARCVKPGAVVIDVGINFVEAEAADAPEGEAGAVSPDNAAGCETQDSGKKSDGGGDATAMKLVGDVDFAAVGQIASAITPVPGGVGPMTIAMLLSNTVQAWLAAGAGMGSKAV from the coding sequence ATTCTCGACGGCCAGGTCGTCCGGAAGGCCGTTATTGCGGAGCTGAAGGAAAAAATCGCCGCGAATTCTGCCCGGCTGGGCGCGCCGGGGCTTGCGGTGATCCAGCTCGGCGACAATCCCGCATCCACGACGTACGTCAACAACAAGGAAAAGTACGCGGCGAAAACGGGCATCCGGGGCGAGATTCACAGGCTGCCGGAGGCGACAACCGAAACCGACCTGCACGCGCTGATCGCGAAATTGAACGCCGATCCGCGCGTGCACGGAATAATCGTCCAGACTCCGCTGCCGAAGCATGTAAGCACGGACCGCGCGCTGGCGGCGGTTGCCGCTGCGAAAGACGTGGACGGGCTGACGCCGCACTCGCAGGGGCTGCTGTGGACGGGACGGCCGGGCTTGCGGCCCTGCACGCCCGCCGGCGTGATGCGGATACTGGACTACTACAAGATAGCGCTCGAAGGCGCGGACGTCGTGATTGTCGGACGCTCGAACCTCGTCGGCAAACCGCTCGCAGCGATGATGCTGGAAAGGCATGCGACGGTGACGCTCGCGCACTCCCGGACGCGCGGCCTCGCGCACGTGTGCCGCGCGGCGGACGTGCTTGTCTCGGCCATCGGCAAGGCGGGGATTATCGATGCCCGCTGCGTCAAGCCGGGCGCGGTCGTGATCGACGTCGGGATAAACTTCGTCGAGGCAGAGGCGGCGGATGCTCCGGAAGGCGAGGCCGGTGCGGTTTCTCCGGATAATGCGGCTGGTTGTGAAACGCAGGATTCCGGGAAAAAGTCCGATGGCGGCGGGGACGCCACTGCGATGAAGCTTGTCGGCGACGTGGATTTCGCGGCTGTCGGACAGATCGCGTCTGCCATAACCCCCGTCCCCGGCGGCGTTGGGCCGATGACTATCGCGATGCTTCTTTCGAACACCGTCCAGGCATGGCTTGCCGCGGGCGCGGGGATGGGAAGCAAGGCGGTGTAG
- a CDS encoding laccase domain-containing protein, whose protein sequence is MAAGGVSLLEFEIFRQFAGRMRAAVTTRAGGASGGNYASLNMGFLSGDEPERVIENRRRALLAFLAGTRGGFTFQSAGRAGYPPPTGDYSIGAITATGYSATHGGGTDPLSRWTGAKQVHGTEVFVAYASHAGSGALSSVSGEPGGPLAEADAICTDSRGLVLTIQVADCVPVVVFDEANGAIGVAHCGWRGAAARVLDKLLETMGGEYGTLAKNVFAGIGPGICGGCMEVGGEVASRFLGREYEGYRIVWNSPEGGREKYRLNLPGALHAQLTGSGVPHANIETMVKCSVESPELLYSYRRDGAKCGRNALFAMLC, encoded by the coding sequence GTGGCTGCGGGCGGCGTTTCCCTTCTCGAATTCGAAATATTCCGGCAATTCGCCGGGCGGATGCGCGCGGCGGTGACGACGCGCGCGGGGGGCGCGAGCGGAGGGAATTACGCTTCGCTGAATATGGGATTCCTGTCGGGCGACGAGCCGGAGCGCGTTATCGAAAACCGCAGGCGGGCGCTCTTGGCGTTTTTGGCCGGAACCCGCGGCGGATTTACGTTCCAATCGGCAGGGCGCGCAGGATACCCCCCGCCCACCGGCGATTACTCAATCGGGGCGATAACCGCGACCGGATACTCCGCAACCCATGGGGGGGGGACAGACCCGCTTTCCCGCTGGACCGGCGCAAAACAGGTGCACGGCACGGAAGTATTCGTCGCATACGCATCGCACGCGGGGAGCGGCGCGCTGTCGTCCGTCTCCGGAGAACCCGGCGGGCCGCTGGCGGAGGCCGACGCGATATGCACGGATTCGCGGGGACTGGTGCTCACAATCCAGGTGGCGGACTGCGTGCCGGTCGTCGTTTTCGACGAAGCGAACGGCGCGATCGGCGTCGCTCACTGCGGATGGCGCGGCGCGGCGGCGCGCGTGCTGGACAAATTGCTCGAAACCATGGGGGGGGAGTACGGAACGCTCGCGAAAAACGTTTTTGCGGGAATCGGCCCGGGGATCTGCGGCGGATGCATGGAGGTCGGCGGCGAGGTCGCCTCGCGCTTCCTAGGCAGGGAATACGAGGGCTACCGCATCGTGTGGAACTCTCCGGAGGGGGGGAGGGAGAAATACCGCCTGAACCTGCCGGGGGCGCTGCACGCGCAGCTCACCGGCTCGGGCGTGCCGCACGCGAACATCGAAACGATGGTGAAGTGCAGCGTGGAGTCGCCGGAGCTTTTGTACAGCTACCGGCGCGACGGCGCGAAGTGCGGCAGGAACGCGCTTTTCGCGATGCTTTGCTGA